One Mercenaria mercenaria strain notata chromosome 12, MADL_Memer_1, whole genome shotgun sequence DNA segment encodes these proteins:
- the LOC123534500 gene encoding mediator of RNA polymerase II transcription subunit 31-A-like — MAQPRMSQPVTANTYTETEEQAKLRFQTELEFVQCLANPNYLNFLAQRGYFKDTNFINYLKYLQYWKEPKYAKYLKYPQALHFLELLQYEQFRKELANQQCAKFIDDQQLLHWQHYQRKRVQLLGAEAEHVQQMKETKPS; from the exons ATGGCTCAGCCTAGAATGTCACAGCCTGTAACTGCAAATACCTATACAg AGACAGAAGAGCAGGCTAAACTGAGGTTTCAGACAGAGCTCGAGTTTGTACAGTGCTTAGCAAATCCTAATTATCTCAACT TTCTTGCCCAGCGTGGTTATTTCAAGGACACAAACTTTATAAACTACCTCAAATATCTGCAGTACTGGAAGGAAccaaagtatgcaaaatatcttaa GTATCCGCAAGCCTTACATTTTCTGGAATTACTGCAGTACGAACAGTTCCGAAAGGAGTTAGCAAATCAGCAGTGTGCAAAGTTCATCGATGATCAACAGCTGTTACATTGGCAGCATTACCAGCGGAAACGCGTGCAGCTACTCGGTGCCGAGGCGGAACATGTACAACAAATGAAAGAGACAAAACCATCATGA